A DNA window from Pseudomonas sp. GD03919 contains the following coding sequences:
- a CDS encoding YqaJ viral recombinase family protein: MKATSLNRSTSKTRPALRLVSTKELPREDWLQIRKQGIGSSDAAAAVGLNPYKSQLELWMEKTGRDAGMPKADPQDEESPMYWGNVLEPIVAWHYSKRTKNKVRRINAVLQHPDPELPWMLANIDREVIGADDVQILECKTAGINGARLWKEGVPEYVQLQVMHQLAVTGKQAADVAVLLGGQTLEIHRIERDEQMIARLIELERKFWHYVETDTPPPADGTASAESALRCLYPEDNGQVIDLSQHAGLSAAYIELKAVRQSIADKEKREAGLKQMLQQAMGDASRAEFSNGYITWRKAKDSVGFDVAQLLKEKPHLQAKYPLLKPGARRFLVG, from the coding sequence ATGAAAGCCACTTCATTGAATCGCAGTACCAGCAAGACTCGCCCGGCTCTGCGCCTGGTCAGCACCAAGGAGCTGCCACGCGAGGACTGGCTGCAGATCCGTAAGCAAGGTATCGGCAGTTCGGATGCCGCCGCTGCCGTGGGTCTGAACCCCTACAAATCGCAGCTGGAACTCTGGATGGAGAAGACCGGTCGCGATGCCGGCATGCCCAAGGCTGATCCTCAGGATGAGGAAAGTCCGATGTACTGGGGCAACGTGCTGGAGCCCATCGTGGCCTGGCACTACAGCAAGCGCACCAAGAATAAGGTACGCCGCATCAATGCCGTGCTGCAGCACCCTGATCCTGAACTGCCTTGGATGCTGGCCAACATCGACCGTGAGGTGATCGGGGCGGACGATGTGCAGATTCTGGAATGCAAGACAGCAGGCATAAATGGGGCACGACTCTGGAAAGAGGGCGTGCCTGAGTATGTGCAGCTGCAGGTGATGCACCAGCTCGCCGTCACCGGCAAGCAGGCGGCGGATGTAGCAGTACTGCTGGGTGGTCAGACGCTGGAGATCCACCGCATCGAGCGGGACGAGCAGATGATCGCTCGCCTGATCGAGCTGGAGCGCAAGTTCTGGCACTACGTGGAGACTGACACGCCACCGCCAGCCGATGGCACGGCTTCGGCTGAATCAGCACTGCGCTGCCTTTACCCTGAGGACAACGGCCAGGTCATCGACCTCAGCCAGCATGCAGGGCTCTCTGCTGCGTACATCGAGCTGAAAGCCGTTCGCCAGTCGATTGCCGACAAGGAGAAGCGCGAGGCCGGGCTCAAGCAGATGCTACAGCAGGCCATGGGCGATGCTAGCCGGGCGGAGTTCTCCAACGGTTACATCACCTGGCGCAAGGCCAAAGACAGTGTCGGCTTCGACGTCGCGCAACTGCTCAAAGAAAAGCCGCACCTGCAGGCCAAGTACCCACTGCTGAAGCCGGGTGCACGGCGCTTCCTGGTAGGCTGA
- a CDS encoding response regulator transcription factor, which translates to MRILVIEDNRDILANVLDYLELKGYTVDCAQDGLSGLHLATSQPFDLIVLDIMLPGIDGLQLCRRLREEARSDTPILMLTARDALDDRLHGLRAGADDYLIKPFALSELVARIEAILRRAHGKRKRLLQVADLVYDLDTLSITRAGKPLKLNPLGMKLLEVLMQRSPAVVRRESLEEALWGDNCPDSDSLRSHIHQLRQVIDKPFPIALLHTQHGVGYRLAEDTNAH; encoded by the coding sequence ATGCGCATTCTGGTCATCGAAGACAATCGGGACATTCTGGCCAATGTGCTGGATTACCTTGAGCTCAAGGGGTACACCGTGGATTGCGCTCAAGATGGGTTGAGTGGATTGCATCTGGCCACTAGCCAACCCTTCGACCTTATCGTGCTGGATATCATGCTGCCTGGCATTGATGGGCTTCAGCTTTGCCGGCGCTTGCGAGAAGAGGCGCGAAGCGACACCCCCATCCTCATGCTGACTGCACGGGATGCTCTGGATGATCGTCTGCATGGTTTGCGCGCCGGGGCCGACGATTATCTGATCAAACCTTTTGCACTTTCCGAGCTAGTGGCTCGTATAGAAGCCATCCTCCGTCGTGCGCATGGCAAACGTAAACGCCTGCTGCAAGTCGCTGACCTGGTCTATGACCTCGACACCCTGAGCATAACTCGGGCGGGAAAGCCACTGAAGCTCAATCCGCTTGGCATGAAGCTGCTTGAGGTACTGATGCAGAGAAGTCCTGCAGTAGTGCGCCGGGAGTCACTAGAAGAGGCACTCTGGGGAGATAATTGTCCAGACAGCGATAGCTTGCGCAGCCACATCCATCAGTTGCGTCAGGTGATCGATAAGCCATTTCCTATAGCTCTGCTACATACCCAACATGGAGTGGGTTATCGATTGGCGGAGGATACCAATGCGCACTAA
- a CDS encoding DUF932 domain-containing protein, protein MAHQIEQMAYVGATPWHGLGNNLPQKQPIEVWQREAGMDWQIMESPVHFKSDAIGHLGAIHSFPEQKVLYRSDTKAPLSVVSQRYHTVQPKDVLEFYRDLTEVSGYELETAGVLKGGRKFWALARTGQGAALKGNDQVNGYLLLATSCDGTLATTATPTTIRVVCNNTLTIALDGTSRAIKVPHSTRFDGDLVKKQLGIAVSQWDDFMYRMRHLAERKVQWHEALGFFMNVMCETSPTGALPEQLPNERALRKVQELYEGRGRGSQLDSARGTAWGLLNAVTEYVDHERRARSTEYRLDSAWFGQGAQIKQRALDTALQLVA, encoded by the coding sequence ATGGCTCATCAAATCGAACAAATGGCCTACGTTGGCGCTACTCCGTGGCACGGTCTGGGCAACAACCTGCCGCAGAAACAGCCCATCGAAGTCTGGCAACGCGAAGCCGGTATGGACTGGCAGATCATGGAAAGCCCCGTGCACTTCAAATCGGACGCCATCGGCCACCTGGGCGCGATCCATTCGTTCCCGGAGCAGAAAGTGCTCTACCGCTCGGACACCAAGGCACCGCTGTCGGTGGTCTCGCAGCGCTACCACACCGTACAGCCCAAGGATGTACTGGAGTTCTACCGGGATCTGACCGAGGTTTCCGGTTACGAGCTGGAAACTGCTGGCGTACTCAAGGGCGGTCGCAAGTTCTGGGCTTTGGCACGCACCGGACAGGGCGCTGCACTCAAGGGCAACGATCAGGTAAATGGCTATTTGCTGCTAGCGACCTCCTGCGACGGCACCCTGGCTACCACAGCAACGCCCACCACCATCCGCGTAGTCTGCAACAACACGCTGACTATCGCCCTGGACGGCACCAGTCGTGCGATCAAGGTGCCGCACAGCACACGCTTCGATGGCGATCTGGTGAAGAAGCAGCTCGGCATCGCCGTCTCGCAATGGGACGACTTCATGTACCGCATGCGCCACCTGGCTGAACGCAAGGTGCAGTGGCATGAGGCACTGGGCTTCTTCATGAACGTGATGTGCGAGACCAGCCCGACCGGCGCCCTGCCAGAGCAGCTGCCAAACGAGCGCGCTCTGCGCAAAGTGCAGGAGCTGTACGAAGGCCGTGGCCGTGGCAGCCAGCTGGACTCAGCACGCGGCACTGCCTGGGGCCTGCTCAATGCCGTGACCGAGTACGTCGATCACGAGCGCCGGGCACGCAGCACGGAGTACCGCCTCGACTCCGCCTGGTTCGGCCAAGGTGCCCAGATCAAGCAACGTGCCTTGGATACCGCCCTGCAACTGGTCGCCTGA
- a CDS encoding lipopolysaccharide kinase InaA family protein has translation MGILISHSQPAPQSTEFDRWWHSQGVWVEPTNKRRGGESGVLLLQSRDPTRPQLYCKRQAGHTYRTLLHPLGQPTVLREIKAYRAFAHLGVRVPKLVYGAARMHAGQWQALLVTEALSGFISLEQWYGTHTPDQSLRGLVMNQVASMLASLHRAGWQHGCCYPKHIFVKIAPRNTEPPVVETAILDLEKSRRRLRSKDAARHDLSQLWRHRGPIPEPDCIHLLQEHGRLLAKSCHEAGSAK, from the coding sequence ATGGGCATTCTGATCAGCCATTCGCAACCAGCCCCGCAGAGCACCGAGTTCGATCGCTGGTGGCATAGCCAAGGTGTGTGGGTAGAGCCCACAAACAAGAGGCGTGGGGGTGAAAGCGGTGTGCTGCTGTTGCAATCTCGTGATCCCACGCGTCCACAGCTCTATTGCAAACGCCAGGCTGGACATACCTATCGAACACTATTGCACCCCTTGGGGCAGCCCACTGTATTACGCGAGATAAAGGCATACAGGGCTTTTGCGCATCTGGGTGTTCGTGTGCCGAAACTGGTATACGGGGCCGCTCGCATGCATGCAGGGCAATGGCAGGCCCTGTTGGTCACGGAGGCCTTGTCTGGCTTTATTAGCCTAGAGCAATGGTACGGCACTCATACACCGGATCAGTCATTGCGGGGATTGGTTATGAACCAAGTCGCCTCAATGCTCGCATCCCTGCACAGAGCAGGCTGGCAGCACGGCTGCTGCTACCCGAAGCATATCTTCGTCAAAATCGCGCCACGCAATACCGAGCCTCCCGTTGTTGAAACAGCAATCCTTGATCTGGAGAAGAGTCGGCGACGTCTCCGAAGCAAGGATGCTGCGCGCCATGACCTGAGCCAGTTATGGCGCCATCGCGGGCCAATCCCGGAGCCTGATTGCATTCACTTGCTACAGGAGCACGGCCGGCTTTTGGCTAAATCTTGCCATGAAGCGGGATCTGCCAAATGA
- a CDS encoding sensor histidine kinase: protein MRTKQPLLRRIVAAFVLMTTLVSGVFALGIVAIVHLIEEHLVSEGMYRELQEVLQNDLGNGHSPRLDSSTRFYASSIAGYAIPNEYANLETGFSEIVDGDQAFYAYTQIINGERYLLVQEQHEFEAREKALFSVVLAGFLISVVGAWGLGLVMAKRVMTPVSRLAQQVRHREQLHPLAPPLAPEYADDEVGQLAAAFDSTLGQLRQSLERERLFTSDVSHELRTPLMVIATSCELLEQAPLEPRQREQLARVNRASEDMRDLVQTFLQLARSNDTVFAASCSLQQIADEQVRHWEPLMHEKGLVFECQSEGLDSGAYNPTLLRTVLANLLRNAWHYTDTGYVRLVVETGAFRVEDSGAGIPEDQREQIFRPFVRGEHSRGEGLGLGLSLVKRICSHQGWTISVKELPLGGSCFRVVLQNRV, encoded by the coding sequence ATGCGCACTAAGCAGCCACTGCTGCGCCGTATAGTTGCGGCCTTCGTACTGATGACAACATTGGTAAGCGGCGTATTTGCTCTGGGTATAGTCGCTATTGTGCATTTGATAGAAGAGCATCTGGTTTCTGAAGGGATGTACCGCGAGCTTCAGGAAGTCCTGCAGAACGACCTGGGTAATGGTCATTCGCCTCGTCTGGACTCCAGCACGCGCTTCTATGCATCCAGCATCGCTGGGTACGCGATTCCAAATGAATACGCCAACCTAGAAACTGGATTCTCTGAGATCGTCGATGGTGACCAGGCTTTCTATGCCTATACGCAAATCATCAACGGCGAACGCTACCTGCTTGTGCAGGAGCAACATGAGTTCGAGGCCCGCGAGAAGGCCCTATTCAGTGTGGTGCTGGCCGGCTTTCTAATTTCGGTAGTGGGTGCCTGGGGCTTGGGGTTGGTGATGGCGAAGAGGGTAATGACCCCTGTGAGCAGACTGGCTCAGCAAGTGCGCCATCGCGAACAACTGCATCCACTGGCTCCACCGCTGGCCCCAGAGTATGCCGACGATGAGGTTGGGCAGCTGGCCGCAGCATTCGACAGCACCCTAGGCCAATTGCGCCAATCGCTTGAGCGGGAGAGGCTTTTCACCAGTGACGTAAGCCACGAACTGCGTACGCCCTTGATGGTCATCGCCACCTCTTGCGAGCTACTTGAACAAGCCCCTCTCGAACCCCGTCAGCGTGAGCAGCTCGCTCGAGTCAATCGAGCCAGTGAAGACATGCGAGATCTGGTTCAGACCTTTCTGCAGCTGGCCAGAAGCAACGACACTGTATTTGCGGCCAGTTGCAGCCTTCAGCAAATTGCGGACGAGCAAGTCAGGCACTGGGAACCTCTGATGCACGAAAAGGGCTTGGTCTTTGAGTGTCAAAGTGAAGGGCTGGATTCGGGAGCCTACAATCCGACCCTGCTCCGCACTGTGCTGGCAAATCTGCTACGTAATGCTTGGCATTACACGGACACTGGGTATGTCCGGTTGGTCGTCGAAACTGGCGCATTCCGCGTAGAGGACAGCGGGGCGGGCATTCCCGAGGATCAGCGCGAACAAATTTTTCGACCATTCGTCCGCGGTGAGCACTCGCGAGGCGAGGGATTGGGGTTGGGGCTCTCTTTGGTTAAGCGAATCTGCTCACACCAAGGTTGGACTATCAGCGTTAAGGAACTGCCCCTTGGTGGGAGTTGCTTTAGGGTTGTGTTGCAGAATCGCGTTTGA
- a CDS encoding integrase domain-containing protein — protein sequence MCAQASRLSELKLKAAKPKEKDYILVDGDGLQMRVRSNGSKLWNFNYYHPVTKKRINMGLGAYPELSLAQARKMTVEARELLATGIDPKEERDNLKQAKRAATEHTFQNVATAWYELKKDSVTQAYAEDIWRSLTLHVFPDLGTTPISAINAPQVINLLRPLETKGSLETVKRLTQRLNEIMTYGVNSGLIHANPLSGIRSVFKKPKKKNMAALLPDELNELMVAIANASIKRTTRCLIEWQLHTMTRPAEAATTRWADIDFEKKIWTIPAERMKKRRTHMIPLTEQALALLEAIKPYSGHREYVFPADRNPRTHCNSQTANMALKRMGFEGRLVSHGMRSMASTILNEQGWDPELIEVALAHVDKDEVRSAYNRADYIERRRPMMAWWSEHIQEAATGNLSMSAIKENRDRKVVSIR from the coding sequence ATGTGCGCTCAAGCCTCTCGCCTTTCTGAGCTCAAGCTCAAAGCTGCCAAGCCCAAGGAAAAGGATTACATCTTGGTCGATGGTGATGGATTACAAATGCGAGTGAGAAGCAATGGCTCTAAGCTATGGAATTTCAACTACTACCACCCAGTAACCAAGAAGCGCATCAACATGGGCCTTGGTGCATACCCTGAACTGTCACTTGCCCAAGCAAGGAAAATGACCGTTGAAGCAAGGGAGCTTCTTGCCACCGGCATCGATCCCAAAGAAGAGCGGGACAATCTGAAGCAAGCCAAGAGGGCTGCAACCGAACACACGTTTCAGAACGTAGCTACCGCCTGGTATGAGCTGAAAAAAGACTCCGTGACACAGGCCTACGCCGAGGACATCTGGCGCTCACTGACGCTGCACGTTTTCCCGGACTTAGGTACAACCCCGATCTCAGCCATCAATGCACCACAGGTCATCAACCTGCTTCGCCCGCTCGAAACCAAGGGCAGTCTAGAGACCGTTAAACGGCTGACGCAACGGCTCAACGAGATCATGACCTACGGGGTCAACTCGGGACTGATCCATGCCAACCCGCTCAGCGGCATCCGCTCTGTCTTCAAGAAACCAAAAAAGAAAAACATGGCTGCACTGCTCCCAGATGAGCTGAACGAGCTCATGGTGGCAATTGCCAATGCCAGCATAAAAAGAACGACCCGCTGCCTGATCGAATGGCAACTTCACACCATGACCCGACCAGCGGAGGCAGCTACCACTCGATGGGCAGACATCGACTTTGAAAAGAAAATCTGGACGATCCCAGCTGAGCGGATGAAGAAACGCCGCACTCACATGATTCCGCTCACGGAACAGGCTCTCGCGTTACTGGAAGCAATCAAACCCTACAGTGGGCACCGTGAGTACGTTTTCCCCGCAGATAGGAACCCTCGCACCCACTGCAACAGCCAGACCGCCAACATGGCGCTGAAGCGCATGGGTTTTGAAGGGCGCCTGGTAAGCCATGGCATGCGCTCAATGGCCAGCACCATCCTCAACGAACAAGGCTGGGATCCTGAGTTGATCGAAGTAGCGCTTGCCCACGTCGACAAGGACGAGGTTCGCAGCGCTTACAACCGAGCGGATTACATCGAGCGCAGACGCCCGATGATGGCTTGGTGGAGCGAACACATTCAGGAGGCGGCGACGGGCAACCTTTCGATGTCAGCTATCAAAGAAAATCGGGACAGAAAGGTAGTTTCGATACGCTGA
- a CDS encoding hydrolase or metal-binding protein has product MLKGLAITPPVLGRISIGKVIEKNGKRLPEKDDQFTITSQVQGKDGWLLHPLNDELRQGKDDKLRSIPVRLLFNEPELNFRADYTLFDRQSGRPVCVGNGETCKRVTQDGMQSLPCPSPDACPLAKGGACKPYGRLNVVIGDEDPLGSFVFRTTGFNSIRTLAARLHYFQAISGNRLACLPLELRLRGKSTRQSHGTPIFYADLTVRGGIDMAEALVTANELDSRRQAAGFDQAALDEAARRGFGNGAFEDSEEDVSAIVEEFYSEGEAPAAATTYPSNPTKPSLAEKLEAQAARQNSPTDQDQGGRHAPAQAESQ; this is encoded by the coding sequence ATGCTCAAAGGTCTGGCTATCACTCCACCAGTACTCGGGCGGATTTCCATCGGTAAGGTCATCGAGAAGAACGGCAAGCGACTGCCGGAGAAGGATGACCAATTCACCATCACGTCACAGGTGCAGGGTAAGGACGGCTGGCTGCTGCACCCGCTGAATGACGAGCTACGTCAGGGCAAGGACGACAAACTGCGCAGCATTCCGGTACGCCTGCTGTTCAACGAACCGGAGCTGAACTTCCGGGCCGACTACACGCTGTTCGACCGGCAATCGGGGCGCCCGGTTTGCGTCGGTAATGGAGAGACCTGCAAGCGGGTCACTCAGGACGGCATGCAATCGTTGCCCTGCCCTTCACCGGATGCCTGCCCACTGGCGAAAGGTGGTGCCTGCAAGCCCTATGGCCGGCTGAATGTAGTCATTGGCGATGAGGATCCGCTGGGCAGCTTTGTCTTCCGCACCACCGGCTTCAACAGCATCCGCACCCTGGCCGCTCGCTTGCACTACTTCCAGGCCATTTCGGGCAACCGCCTGGCATGCCTACCGCTGGAACTGCGCCTGCGTGGCAAGTCCACTCGCCAGAGCCATGGCACGCCGATCTTCTACGCCGACCTGACGGTACGCGGTGGGATCGATATGGCCGAAGCGCTAGTGACCGCCAATGAACTCGATTCGCGGCGTCAGGCTGCAGGCTTCGATCAAGCCGCCTTGGATGAGGCAGCACGACGCGGATTCGGCAACGGTGCCTTCGAGGACAGCGAAGAGGATGTCAGCGCCATCGTGGAAGAGTTCTACAGCGAGGGTGAAGCACCGGCTGCAGCAACGACCTATCCATCCAATCCCACCAAACCCAGCCTGGCTGAAAAGCTTGAGGCACAAGCTGCGCGTCAAAACTCGCCAACTGATCAAGACCAAGGAGGCCGTCATGCGCCTGCACAAGCTGAAAGCCAGTGA
- a CDS encoding diacylglycerol kinase, protein MNDLEAAELDARSLKGQKGLTRVVRALGYSIAGLIAAFRGEAAFRQLLLLNALLIPVAIALDVSSVERAILVCVLLLALIVELINSAIEATVDRVSLEVHPLSKQAKDMGSAAQLVALIVIAVAWSSILA, encoded by the coding sequence ATGAATGATTTGGAAGCTGCCGAACTAGATGCACGCTCGCTCAAGGGACAGAAAGGGTTGACCCGTGTCGTGCGGGCTCTGGGTTATTCGATTGCAGGCCTGATTGCGGCCTTTCGAGGCGAGGCGGCGTTTCGCCAGCTATTGCTGCTCAATGCGCTGCTCATCCCTGTGGCAATAGCTTTGGATGTCAGCAGCGTCGAGCGAGCGATACTGGTTTGCGTGCTCCTGCTCGCACTAATTGTGGAGCTGATTAACTCTGCAATTGAGGCGACAGTAGATCGGGTATCTCTGGAGGTGCATCCACTTTCTAAGCAGGCCAAGGACATGGGAAGCGCTGCACAGTTAGTTGCGTTGATTGTCATCGCAGTGGCGTGGAGCAGCATACTGGCCTAA
- a CDS encoding LTA synthase family protein, producing the protein MPQLRYAQPRYLSLLLGSWLLVFFITRSVLLLSHLADADVGALDLLRLYAIGLVYDLSFLLYAALPLALYLLLCPNRLWRSLAHRAALYALTSISLFAMLFTAVAEWLFWDEFGVRFNFIAVDYLVYSEEVINNILESYPIYPLLALLAVLAIGVTVALMRPLASALNAEPQPKPKALLFFGSLALAACTVSLVIGQDFPLGMGGNVYQRELASNGPFQFFAAFRNNELDYQQFYTTLPEHAVGSLLRDEVREANARFIGSDPQDIRRLIDNPGQPKPLNVVLVTIESLSAKYLGSFGDTRGLTPNLDELRQRSLSFSNFYATGTRTDRGLEAITLSIPPTPGRSIVKRIGRESGYGSLGQQFNALGYDSVFIYGGRGYFDNMNAFFGGNGYRIVDQSSVAESDMAFKNAWGMSDEDIYQQTLKVADADHAQGKPFFLQLMTTSNHRPYTYPEGRIDIPSGDGREGAVKYTDYAIGQFLQQAQEKPWFNQTVFVFVADHTAGSAGHEDLPVANYHIPLFIYAPALFEPREFSEVASQIDLAPTLLGLLNVDYSSTFFGRNVLREDRAPGRALIGNYQHLGLFDGTDLAILSPRRGMRRHDDALGRSHESSSSISDSLLRRDIAYYQGASHAFQKRLIAWHPTSLPDEGLSKR; encoded by the coding sequence ATGCCACAGCTTCGATACGCCCAACCGAGATATCTGAGTCTGCTCTTGGGGAGCTGGCTTTTGGTGTTCTTCATTACACGTAGCGTACTGCTATTGTCCCATTTGGCTGATGCAGATGTAGGCGCCTTGGATTTGCTGCGCCTATACGCCATCGGCTTGGTCTATGACCTGAGCTTCCTGCTTTATGCGGCATTGCCTCTGGCTCTTTATCTGCTGCTGTGCCCGAATCGCCTCTGGCGAAGCTTGGCCCACAGAGCCGCTCTCTATGCACTCACCAGCATCAGCCTGTTTGCCATGTTGTTCACTGCAGTGGCCGAATGGCTGTTCTGGGACGAGTTTGGTGTACGTTTCAACTTCATCGCGGTGGACTATCTGGTCTACTCCGAGGAAGTGATCAACAATATTCTTGAGTCCTACCCAATCTATCCGCTACTCGCACTGCTGGCCGTTCTGGCTATCGGCGTCACCGTCGCGCTCATGCGACCACTGGCTTCAGCGCTGAATGCGGAGCCACAGCCCAAGCCTAAAGCCCTATTATTCTTTGGCTCCCTTGCTCTGGCAGCTTGCACAGTCAGCCTGGTCATTGGCCAAGATTTTCCGCTTGGCATGGGGGGCAATGTTTACCAGCGAGAGCTCGCTAGTAACGGTCCCTTTCAGTTCTTCGCTGCCTTCCGCAATAACGAACTGGACTACCAGCAGTTCTACACAACCTTGCCCGAGCACGCCGTGGGCAGCCTGCTGCGCGATGAAGTGCGTGAAGCCAATGCCCGCTTTATTGGCAGCGACCCGCAGGACATTCGCCGGCTGATCGACAACCCAGGTCAGCCGAAGCCCCTGAACGTGGTGTTGGTGACCATCGAAAGCCTGAGTGCCAAATACCTCGGCAGCTTTGGTGATACGCGAGGTCTGACCCCGAACCTGGATGAGTTGCGCCAGCGCAGCCTGAGTTTCAGTAACTTCTACGCCACCGGTACACGCACCGACCGTGGCCTGGAGGCAATTACCTTATCCATACCGCCCACGCCGGGACGCTCCATCGTCAAACGCATCGGTCGTGAGTCTGGCTATGGCAGCCTGGGCCAGCAGTTCAATGCCCTCGGTTATGACAGCGTATTCATCTACGGCGGGCGCGGTTACTTCGACAACATGAATGCCTTCTTCGGTGGTAATGGCTACCGCATCGTCGATCAGAGCAGCGTGGCCGAAAGCGATATGGCGTTTAAGAACGCTTGGGGCATGTCCGATGAAGACATCTACCAGCAAACCCTCAAGGTCGCCGACGCTGACCATGCCCAAGGCAAACCCTTCTTCCTGCAACTGATGACCACCTCCAACCACCGGCCGTATACATACCCCGAAGGGCGTATCGACATCCCGTCTGGTGATGGCCGCGAAGGCGCTGTGAAGTACACCGACTACGCGATTGGCCAGTTCCTCCAGCAGGCCCAAGAGAAGCCCTGGTTCAACCAAACCGTATTCGTCTTCGTGGCGGATCACACAGCGGGCAGCGCCGGCCATGAAGACCTGCCCGTGGCCAACTATCACATCCCGTTGTTTATCTACGCCCCGGCACTGTTTGAGCCGCGTGAGTTCAGCGAGGTAGCTAGCCAGATCGACCTGGCACCGACCTTGTTGGGCCTGCTGAATGTCGACTACAGCTCAACCTTCTTTGGCCGCAACGTGCTGCGCGAAGACCGAGCACCTGGTCGCGCACTGATTGGTAATTACCAGCACCTGGGCCTGTTCGATGGCACCGACCTGGCCATTCTCAGCCCGCGTCGCGGCATGCGCCGGCACGACGACGCACTCGGGCGAAGCCATGAGTCTTCAAGCTCCATCAGCGACAGCTTACTGCGCCGTGATATCGCCTATTACCAGGGGGCCAGTCATGCCTTCCAGAAACGGCTGATTGCCTGGCATCCCACGTCCTTGCCGGACGAGGGGCTCAGCAAACGCTAA
- a CDS encoding class I SAM-dependent methyltransferase — protein sequence MSKNTPIELEFSRKYDHQHSVEYLNKHQDGLARRLSHWRDLQVARQALRLAGEPNLLLDLPCGAGRFWPMLAQNKNRVILAADNSADMLATARAGQPSEIVARIKTFQTSAFDIDLGANAVDCIFCIRLLHHIEAAEHRLAILREFHRVTRDSVIISLWVDGNYKSWRRQRLERRRAARGLEGKNQNRFVVRREEIEAEFKAAGFRVIGHRDFLPGYAMWRTYVLRKLED from the coding sequence ATGTCAAAAAACACCCCCATCGAGCTCGAATTTTCCCGCAAATATGATCACCAGCACTCCGTTGAGTATCTGAACAAGCATCAGGATGGGCTGGCTCGACGTTTATCACATTGGCGTGACCTGCAGGTGGCTCGACAGGCATTGCGACTCGCGGGTGAACCCAATCTGTTGTTGGACCTGCCCTGTGGTGCAGGGCGCTTCTGGCCAATGCTGGCGCAGAATAAGAATCGAGTCATTCTGGCCGCAGATAACTCGGCAGATATGTTGGCCACTGCCCGTGCTGGGCAGCCCTCCGAAATAGTGGCGCGCATCAAGACGTTCCAAACCTCTGCATTCGACATTGACCTTGGAGCCAACGCAGTCGATTGCATCTTCTGCATTCGGCTCCTCCATCACATCGAAGCAGCCGAACACCGTTTGGCCATCCTGCGAGAGTTTCACCGGGTCACGCGCGACAGTGTGATCATTTCCCTTTGGGTAGACGGAAACTACAAGTCCTGGCGGCGTCAGCGCCTTGAACGTCGCCGGGCTGCAAGGGGGCTGGAAGGAAAGAACCAAAATCGTTTTGTGGTCAGGCGCGAGGAGATCGAAGCAGAGTTCAAAGCGGCAGGATTCAGAGTCATTGGCCATCGTGATTTCCTCCCGGGCTATGCCATGTGGCGTACATACGTTCTGCGCAAGCTGGAGGATTAG
- a CDS encoding phosphatase PAP2 family protein → MAETPTPSITRYFDFRLGLGIPMALMALLLLLDPSGVDFALEHLFYEPGLGFVGRHNFWLEDILHDRAKQAVIIIGVLAIAGFLLSLLLVKWRAWRRPLGYLVLSLAVSTSIVTPLKKLTAMQCPWSLSEFGGTEAFSPLVGERAATDNPGRCWPGGHASAGFSLIALFFALRDRRPRTARIALAVALGLGTLFSIGRMMQGAHFLSHNLWTLLFDWLICTLCYRWLLYRPAPSSAAEPVPQAVHRLREDAA, encoded by the coding sequence ATGGCTGAAACACCTACACCCAGCATCACCCGCTACTTTGATTTCCGTCTTGGCCTGGGGATTCCCATGGCGCTGATGGCGTTGCTCCTATTACTTGACCCCAGTGGCGTGGACTTCGCCCTGGAGCACCTGTTCTATGAGCCCGGGTTGGGGTTTGTAGGGCGGCATAATTTCTGGCTGGAAGACATCCTGCATGACCGCGCCAAACAAGCGGTGATTATTATTGGCGTACTGGCCATCGCAGGCTTTCTGCTAAGCCTGCTGCTAGTGAAATGGCGTGCTTGGCGTCGCCCGCTGGGCTATTTGGTGCTCTCGTTAGCCGTATCGACCAGCATCGTTACACCGTTGAAAAAGCTCACCGCCATGCAATGTCCATGGAGCCTGAGCGAATTCGGTGGAACAGAGGCCTTCAGCCCGCTGGTCGGTGAGCGTGCAGCAACAGACAACCCTGGCCGCTGCTGGCCGGGCGGCCATGCGTCGGCCGGCTTTTCATTGATTGCGTTGTTTTTTGCGCTACGTGATCGACGCCCGCGAACCGCCCGCATCGCGCTGGCGGTAGCCTTGGGGTTGGGCACGCTGTTTTCCATCGGGCGGATGATGCAGGGCGCGCATTTTCTCTCGCACAACCTATGGACGCTGTTGTTCGATTGGCTGATCTGCACGCTCTGCTACCGTTGGCTGCTGTATCGGCCCGCACCCTCAAGTGCTGCCGAACCGGTGCCGCAGGCAGTGCATCGCTTGCGCGAAGATGCAGCATGA